In Sorghum bicolor cultivar BTx623 chromosome 8, Sorghum_bicolor_NCBIv3, whole genome shotgun sequence, one genomic interval encodes:
- the LOC110429715 gene encoding uncharacterized protein LOC110429715 isoform X2: MVTFWNWSDLFMFIVCSSDATTEKRHIDPESRAANAWNESLNHSQNIYIASQRKIPILIDAARKREQLDELLNFASYIVWSAKFPQAQAE, from the exons ATGGTGACCTTCTGGAATTGGAGCGATCTGTTTATGTTCATTGTGTGCAG TTCAGATGCAACTACTGAAAAGCGTCACATAGATCCAGAGTCACGAGCTGCTAATGCTTGGAATGAGTCCTTGAACCATTCACAAAATATCTATATT GCAAGTCAAAGAAAAATCCCTATTTTGATTGATGCCGCAAGAAAGAGGGAGCAGCTGGATGAGCTTCTCAATTTTGCATCTTACATTGTATGGTCTGCAAAGTTTCCTCAA GCACAGGCTGAGTAG